The stretch of DNA AGCCCCTTAGGAGTGTAGGATAAGAACTCCTAATCAGCCAAAAATAATGACAAAAAAGAGCAATATAGAATTTAGAAAATACACAGGCTCAAGCaatgaggaaaaaaaaaaacctgaTGCACAATCAACACCAAATACAGCAACTATTTGGCCAGCATGGGCCTCTTGAATGTCCTGTAGAAGAAAAATCCTCAATTAGAAGTTTAAAAAGAAATGGCACAGAATAactgaatattaaaaaaaaatctacggAATAAATTTAGAAGAGACAAAACCCTGGAAGTTTTCCTTTCATCTGCAAAAAAAATATCCTATAACTCTAACTcccttataaataaataacaattgcTCATTTCAGGAGGCATTTAATTTGTTAGGAAGATCATCACTATACTGAATCTAAAACCAAACCTCCATCTCATCAGAATGCATCCGAACCAAACGAGGAACCTGCATTGGCAAAACAAAAGCTTCAACCACAAATTTTTAGTCTCCAAATGTCATACAAAAAGCAGGGACATGGCAATGATATAACTCGGGAAGAGCACTGCATTTAATTATTAAGTATGTCCCCTTTTTCTGTTCAGATTTCATTCAGAACAGAGGATTAATTTTCTTTCTCCCTCGTTCAATTCTTGTATGTTGGTTCTTAACAGAATTTGAATCCATGCACTTAGACTTAGACATTCGAATCCGTGACGAACTAGTAGAAATGTAGAATATCCATGCATATGAGACTAAACTAATGTTAAATAATAAACTGTAGAGTTGGGCTAAACATTACTGTAGATGGtttttgaaagaagaaaaatcgTAAATAAATCAGTAATAGAATAATGGCTCTATACTTGAACGGAAAAACATACATGTAAACAAGACTAATGCAATCAAACTAGAGCAATGAAAAACCTTACCTTGATCTTCTTGCCAGTGTtaacattaataataaaatcacccTTCCGAATGATACCCTCGTAAATTCTTCAACCAAATAATAAATCCATTAGCTTATGTGAAATGTATACcacaaatttgaaataaatatactaTTAATGGAATTAACCTCCTAAGGTGTGAGGTACCTTAGATATGTTAACTGACCAAACCGCCCTTCCTCTAACTTGAAAGCCAATGCTACAAGTGGCCCATCAGGACTTCCAGATAGCTCAACCTAGACAAGTATAGAGTATAAACTATTAATAACCAGtaacttttttgtttatttggataaaaaatatatagcaAGGCAACCACTATCTGATAGACATGCATATCACAACATATTATGATTGTAATCTCTGGATTATGAGTTTGCAGAAAACAACCCAAGACAATTTCCATAATCATATGATTTCATTATATTTCTGCTAAGAAAAAGCAATCAGCTTGCATTAAACCCAGGCTGGGTCTGTCAACCTGAATGCAAGAGTTACTTTATACATGgtattttctcatttttaaaAGCAATAGCAAGGGCAACTGAGAAACTCCTCCCAAGCTTATATAATGGCACCCACCTTGTTACCTCAACTTTGAATACCAAACTTTAtcctcaaattttttttatctgaaATAGAATTTTATTGGGAAGAATGGACATAAACCTTTagatttaacattttaatatgtAATGAACGAGTATTATCAAAATGTAAATATTGATTATATTGATTGTTAATTTGAACTTTGGGGTTTCATTCTTTTCTGGCATGTCACTTATAATATTACCTAGATGCATTATAATGTTTACTACTGATATTTTACACTTTCTGATACGATTCAGTTCAGTTATGTTTTATTATATAGAATACACATTCAACgcaattttaataatgattCTTAAAATTCATGATTGAagaaattcaattcacaatttaatttGAAGTTTATGATAATCATGATAGATCAAAGTAAAACAAGGATCAAGATTATATGAATGAGGTACCTTCTCCTCATTCTTAGATTGGTCGAGAGCATAACTACTAACTTCCATTGGACATGGCAAATAACTAAGTACACCATCCAGAAGTGGCTGTACCCCCTGTATCAGTAGAGGAAGGTTAAATATATAAGGGATATAATGATTCAAACAGTTAAACAGTATACATGATATTTAGGATGTTCAAGTTCGGACAAAACTGATAAATGTAGTTTGGGTTTGCCAACATGTGTATGCATGCATGAAAGAATATTTTGGGGAGGGGAGTTGAAACTTCAGTAAATGGGTAAGAATGCCATCTAGATAAATTGATGATTCAAAGATTCATCATTAAAACAATTGATAGAATGAGTTTATGAAAGCATGAAGAATTTTAAGATaatacaaacaatattgcaCTCAGGCAATTGGttataaataaatgagaaaatgaaatcaaacaaacaacaaTCAATCAAAGAATTTCAATAACACAGGAAAAAAGTGTTCAACTTTCAAAAGACAAATCGATCAGGGATTAAAGAAGGTGACAAAGGAAAAAACTGTGTGTGAAAATTTCCACTACATAATCATTGCAAGGAAATGGAGAAGctgatattttgatatttttaaaacctTAGTAAAGTTTGGTTGTTATCAAACTAAGATTCTTCtttcatgttattaattgtttaattatAAGGTAACTTTTATTGAAGCTGAGCCTTGACCTGACATGTCACCAAACCCAAAAAAGCTTCCAGTGAGGCATGACATTAATGACTGGTCATATGGATGCACACTCATAGCCATTATGATAGTTGTATCACAGAAAGATTGCAGACAAGAATGTTACAAATGGATccaattttaaaagtaaattcaTCAATGACGCAAACTAAAATTACACCATAATCAAGtcaaaaatcaatgaaaaataaaactatgCATCAATGGTTACCAAATGATGGGAACAAAGAAGGCAGTGACTATGCAGCATGAATGTATACATGAAGTTACAAACGGAAGATGAGTTCAATGGTTACCTTGTTTTTGAAAGCACTGCCCATGAATACTGGTATAAATTTCTGTGCTATGGTAGCCCTGCGAATTGCTCCCTAcacaaaattaataactaaaaattataactacAAAATATATGTGGAGTGACAGGTAGTGCAGGTGGAGGCCTAGGAAGTGATATTCATTTATCATTAGAGTAGTGGAAACTGTTAGAATTCAATGTTAGATTTAAGCACAagtataatcaaaattattatatctTACTGAGTTATATGTGATTAGTTCCATTAAGCTCAACTGAAGATGATTCCTCTTCTAGTTAACAACGTacatagtttaaatttttattataatatggACTGATTAGATACAGTTTTACCTCAAATCCTTTCCTAATTAAATAATGTGTCGGTGGTTTAATGATTCCATCACACCATTGTGCTTCACCAGTGGTTTTGAACTGGTTTTCTACACCCTGGCCGTACAAACAACTGCCCCACCACTGGCTGCAATTTTCAAACTACCTCACCTCATTGTTCCAGGGCCAACCAGAAATTCCATCTCGGTCTGATTCATGCCTTGTTCACACACACTTTTCAGACCAAAACCTTTAAGTGCATCGCCCCAACTTCCTGAGCCTTAATCTGAACCAAAACCAACATGTCTACCTCTAGCTCCGCCTTGATCACGTATGAAAAATTGGTAAGTGCAGCAAATTACTCCTTTTGTGCTGCTGCTGAGGAGTCATGGTTTAAAGTGTAGGGAGGACCATCGTGATCACTCCTCATCAAACAAGCCAAGGATATTCCTACCCAGGACCAAGATAGGTGGAAATAAATTGAAGGTAAACTTCCCTTCCATACCcttttttggttaaaattatacATGAAAAACATCAACAGATGACTGATGTGTCAATCATACAATACTCAGATTGAACTATGCACATGTAGTTTCCTTCGTAGATATATGAATCAAGGGAAACTGGGATCTGTGAACAGATTTTCTGTTAAAAGCATGAGACCATTACAACCTAACACGTCTATATCAGTTTTTATGCACCCCTAGAATGCTCCAACCACAAGGTCTTGGATTTTCTGTTAAAATCATGAGACCATTACAGCCTGATACGtccatatcatttttttatgcaCAGCTAGAATGCCCAAACACGAGTTCCTCAAAATACTCAGAGAACAGCTCATGAAACTAACTGCTAAAAGTAGAATAATATGATGCATTTCCCACTTTTATCAATACACTCTATTTGATTGGTTGAAATTCGTATGAGCCCCACAAAATTATGTGGATCCCATTTAAATTTGGTGGGACCtacataaatttgaaccaatcaaAGAGAGTGTGTTAGAAAGTGTGTTACAGAGTGTGTTGTTAGCATTACTCTCCCatgaatcaaataattttcatgcaAAATTCAGGACAAAATAAAACTGTTACCTACACACCTCTAGATCAGCAGCTGAAATGGGCTCATCACTAAGAAAAGCTTCAGCAAGTATATCATCAACCTCTGACACAGTCTCTATGAGTTCACGTCTTTTTTCTGCCACCAAGGCTTCCATATCTGAAGGCACTTCTTCAATGACAATTTTTTCGCTGAAATAAGCAACGCTAGAGTAAGATGAAGAAATATGATACAGAAGACGTAGGCCTAGGAACAAATAGAGCAGCATTTTGAAAATATGACGTAAGCTTAGGAACAAATAGAGCATAATTTTGAAAACATACCCACTTGAGCCATGAAAATAATAGGCCTTTAACTTCACAAGATCAATGAGTCCCTTAAAGTTCTCTTCCAAGCCTATCGGAACTTGAATTGCAGCACTATGATgccgaagcttagatctagccTGAAAATATAGAACAAATTGGTCTCAAAATGGAAAAccttttatttgataaataaggatgagaaagaatttaaaaaaaaaaaaagaaagctaataataaatgataagtaaatgaataaatagtaGAAATCGTCAGGTCATAAAACAAATTCTATAGTTTATGCATCATTTGATACAAAGTTTTAATTTAAGCTACTATGTATGCATATAAAAATTGATACAAAGTTTTGATAGAGTTTCAAACTCaacctttttaaaaaataaaacttcattaATTTCATAGATGCCACTGGACAACCTCTTTTCAAACTAACCAAAGTTGTGTAAATGGCAATATAACAACGAAATTTATGATCTTAGCAAACCTCCATAAATCTCAGACACACCTGATTTAAAACTTTCCATGGATCAGCTCCCATCCGATCAAGCTTGTTTATAAATGCAAGTCTTGGAACCTCGTATCTTCTCATTTGCCGATCAACAGTAATTGACTGACTTTGCACCCCACCAACACTACAAAGAACAAGAATGGCACCATCAAGGACACGCAAAGCCCTCTCAACCTCAATGGTGAAATCAACGTGACCGGGAGTGTCAATTATGTTGACCTGCAACATAACATTTTGCATAAGTTTCAATGTAAATGAACACAAGAAAAAGACATTATCTGAAGCAGTTTGAAGAATATATCAGGTATATTGTAACTTCCAGCCAATACTGCAAGCAAGAAAAATAGGTAGTCTTTATATAATTTACCCGTTTTAGTTATGTATAACTAAAAGCAGAAAACATCTTCAACCTTTTATCCTTCCTCTATGAAGACAATTAATCACTAAAAGTAACTAACACTGATTAAGATAACTGTACAGCATTCAAATCTCATACTCATCCCTCAAACAAGGAGAAATTTCTGACTCGTCATTCAATTCTCCATTCATTTCTCAATACCAAATaccctaaattttaaaataacggTTCCATTTCAAAGAGCTAAATACTAATACTCATGCTCACAATCCGAGTTTATCCAGATCCTTGAGTTTGAAAACTTCGGTCCTATCAGGGGTGGAGCTTAGTTACAAAAGGGGGAGGCCACGGCCACCCCAAAATTTTCTTCTTTGCTAAAAATAGGTATGCATACactaatatttatctataatatatGGTATATACAACCAATGTCTCGCTAACAATGTCAAATTGTAGAGTGACTTAGTGGTAACGGAGACTTTTATAAACCCTATGTCCCTTGTTCAACTCTCCATGATAgtgatttttgttatttttattgtaaatatagtagtttgtttgacaaaattgtaaatatttagGTTCAAATTAGACACTTTTAATACAAAATTAGAATTACCACTATACTAAAATCAGATATATGAGATTAATTGaaagtatattatatataatctattttattttggcCCCCTCAATAAAATTTGTCAAGATCTGCCACTGGGTCCTATCCTATCTTATGACGTAAGGCACTTTTAAGTGTTTGGGAAGAGCTTATAAAGTAGCTTATGACATATGTCCATAAGTTATTTTTATCCTATTTTCGTAACCTTGTATAACATAATGGCAAATTGATATGCCTTTCTTCAATTGTAGGAATAGCTTATTTATAATCTCTTTTAagatatttatccaaaaatgcTCCCAAAGACTCACTACTAATTGAATCACTTTATCCTCTCTTTTTGACAAtcattaatcattaaaattcaagtaataattattataaaaatagtataataataGTAACAATAGAGCACTCATATATCCCACCTTTGTGGTCTCGAGTTCGAATTCAGCTCTGCAGCAGCATTAAACTTAAAACTATTGAGGAAGGGTTTAGTCACTCATATAATAGTATGTACTCCCGAGGATTAGTCTCCACAGTTGCATACAGGCCCGTTTTATaccaaaagaaaatattgcacCTTTAATTTTATTGACCCCTATTGCTTCAAAAACACACTacacttcaaaattcaattcaCTTTGAACTCAAATAAAATCTCATACTCCTAATCTCTCCCAATTTTACACTTTCCTGCACTCTTACAATGCTTGAAAAGCTCAATCCCCTTCCAAAACCGCTCACTGTATTTCACTAAAGCCTCCAAGGTGTCAACTTCGTACTAAGAGCTAGACATTGTAATCTCAAGCGACAGAGTTCAAATCTTGTATAGCACAGTTGTAAAATGAAACTCACTCTATTTCACTTTACTTGGATTCAAGTTAAATTCAGCAGCAACAAAAAACAGTGCATAGTTAGTTACAAAGCAAGTACACAGTACCTTATAGTCTTTCCAAGTACAATAAGTAGCAGCAGATTGAATAGTGATTCCCTTCTCTCTCTCCAAATCCATGGAATCCATCTTAGCACCAACGCCATCCTTTCCCCTCACCTCATGAATCTCATGAATCCGACCAGTGTAAAACAGTACCCGCTCCGTCAACGTCGTCTTCCCGGAGTCGATGTGCGCCGAGATCCCGATATTGCGTTGCCGTTCCATTGATTCCTTCCACCACGGCTCCTTGTCGTCTGCCGCCGCCTTCGCTCGCGCCACGTTCCCCGCCGAGAATTGTCGAAAATGGAAGGCGCCTCCGATTAGGGATCCCGCCGGCGATGGAGAGACCGTGGAAGAGGAGGAGGAGAGTGCGTATAGAAGACGCTGCGCGGAGGACCTTGAGAAGCGTGCCATGGTGGGGTATCAGGGTTTTCGGCGTTTCAGAGGGTTTGAAGAATTGGAAGCATAAACCCTTAACACAAGGAAACGATGAAATTCTAACGGGTCGAGTTTGTTACATGGGTCGGGTTGTTTAACGATAGGATGAAATTCTAACGATCTAACGGGTGAGGTTTGATAACCTTGAGTTACAGAATTAAGCaaaagcattttttttttataaaagaaagaaaaataaacgttttttgttatgaaatcaacaaaaaataaaagaaagataaaatataaaaagagatAACGGTGGAAGAtagaaaaaagaataatatattattatattattcattttaattttgaactaTTTACAATGAAATTGAGTCTtaatttttaaaccaaaataaataaataaaaattataattgtaaggatcaaagacatatttaaactttttttttttttttatctagggtttaattttgaattggagttttttatatttttgaattttgattttttttgataGGTTtaatatgaagaagatgaaaatgatgatAAAGATTGTTatgaatttcttaatttaataaaataaaaagttaaaaaaaaatccataaaaaTGTTGACGGAACTTGCCTCAATATTCTTTactaaaaaatggaaaaaaaaatattattatcatggAAGcgttttaaaagataaatggtCTATAtgtgaaaaatgataaagagcCTAAGTGTTATAACTAAATATGTTAAATGATAAGTCGTGtagtttttttctattttatattattgccAATTTAGTCAAAATTTATAGAGTCACACACATAGAACGATTAATCAaagaaatgatattttaattaaattataaataattaaaatatagagaAGATTGGACGTGTACCGTACAAGGTCCACTAGAGCAACACAATAAGGGTGGGAGGCATATAGAATCAAGTATTGTGTTCCTTCCTCTCCTCTAAAACTCAGTCGCCGTCATGTCTCCCTCTTTGTAGCTGCCACCCAACACGATGTTTTTTAATGATAATGGTTTGTATGGATTGCGTAAAGGTGTTTCTCCTTTGTATGTGATCATTTTATATACGTTTTAAGAGGTAAACATATAAACTTATATGTGAAGTTTTTGTGCTTGTGTGGTCAATGGCTAGGGGTTTATTCCACTATTAGTTTTGTCCTTTTAATGTCGATCTCACAAAAACCCAACATATACTACCTTAGCCGAATCTTAAATGATATTGAGAGCATATACACTCCGATGGAGAAATCATATTTATCTTTGTTTTAAGCTCGTACTAAActtgaatattatttattatctacAAAAGTACTTGTCATATGGAACATTGCTATTGCTAGGTATTTTCCTAATAGATGTGTATTGCAGAGATGACTAATTGTTGTTGTTTGGGGATTTATGTGACACCCTCAACtctaaaataacatatttaatgATTTACTAGATTTTAGTAAATGAATATAATAGAGgagtttcaaaaaaattcacaaagGTTTAAGACATCACATGCATACACAACGTAACTCATATTTAAAGGGTTAGATAAAAGTGAACATAGTTAATTCTATCAAACACGTGGAATAAACATTCTAAAAATTTAGACATGTATAAAATATTGTAGAAAATAAGAGTAATAACCAACCTCTGCCGCACATCAGAGCAgataaaaaaaagaacaaactcAAACGAAATCATGTTTTGTCATACAagccaataaaataaaatcaatagaAAGTCTTCATGATAACTAAGATGACTTTGTTGCTATGCATCAGCTGCAACCTTGGGATTCTCCACATCATCGCAACTTCACACACAAACAACAAAATAGTGAGTACGTTAATATCATGTTTAAGTTACAAAAGAGGAAAATGAACATGTACACATATATCATATTCATCACATATATCAAGTATAACAATACATTAGCATGACTTGTTCATTTATACAATTCAATATCATGATCCTTACACACCTCAATGACATGCGATAATAAACTACTCTTAAGTACTTCTTATGAACGTGGTACTATGCCACCACTTCGACGAACTAACACATTCAAGTTATCATAGACTCGCATAACTCAACTAAGACACTTTCACCGTCTAATCGAGGTGAtgatgtgttgcatggtagatTCCAACGTTATAATGTTATCCAAGCCACGTAAGCATTCTCTACCTAAATACTCTCGAAATCATAATGATTGTCACCTATGAGGATAAATACACTTGTACTTTTCCAACATTGAGTTATTAGAACCTCACATCGCTAAATCATGCATGGAAAGTGATATGTCTAAGTTCCTCACAATTACCTTTTGATCTTTCTTCGTCGTCCCAAGCTACTCCTTAAACAAAAAGGGACCGTCATATGTACATTTCAGGTATATTACAATCGCACAATTATGCATCAAGTCTATACAATTCATGTCACAACACACACATTCACTTAATCatgtaataacatataatatcaaTGGATCAACGAAAATTCAATAACATGACAATAGTGAATTTACACAGTTAATTCATCATTACTATAAATAACAATTCATATTAAGTCAACAACAACCTTTGCAACAACAATATTCTTAGCAACAACCTAATCATATTTCTAACTCATTGTTTAACTATTGTCTcaaatattatagttaattcaattatttatcttaatatGGCAATAGCTTTAACACACCTTGGGATATTAGGAAATACAACATTACCAtccattatataaaaatttatattgatgaaCCAATCGCATGAAAATCCAGTCCTTACATGGATTATCTAGGTGGAAGAGTTATAGTAGGGTAAGGCCAAACTTCTATGTTGATTACACGTTATTTGGTATGTTGATTCCTAATGATCTAGTCGTTCCCATTTGAATATTTGTTTAACATAATGAATAAGAATGGtttagaataatatttaatcgatagaaatgaaatttaattattttgaaatgaaaatagGGACAAAATGAGACATGCTGACTAGTGGAAAGTACCTTAACAAATAACTAATTAGTTAGAAATGCTGATCTTCAAAAGTTGATCGGTAGAAATTGATTTCAAcgataaaaagtttttattttgtgaagGTTTACAATTAAATCAGAGGAAATGGCGTATTTTGGTTGTTAAGATAGTTTGATTCACACAAATATTGAGAAATTGGCACAACATATGATATACTatctatttatattaattttgactttaaCACACAACGAAATGCCTCTTCAAGCTATGAAGAGTCATTAAAAACAAGAAATTATTGTTGTCTTCACACAATAAAA from Cicer arietinum cultivar CDC Frontier isolate Library 1 chromosome 3, Cicar.CDCFrontier_v2.0, whole genome shotgun sequence encodes:
- the LOC101491113 gene encoding elongation factor G-2, mitochondrial, giving the protein MARFSRSSAQRLLYALSSSSSTVSPSPAGSLIGGAFHFRQFSAGNVARAKAAADDKEPWWKESMERQRNIGISAHIDSGKTTLTERVLFYTGRIHEIHEVRGKDGVGAKMDSMDLEREKGITIQSAATYCTWKDYKVNIIDTPGHVDFTIEVERALRVLDGAILVLCSVGGVQSQSITVDRQMRRYEVPRLAFINKLDRMGADPWKVLNQARSKLRHHSAAIQVPIGLEENFKGLIDLVKLKAYYFHGSSGEKIVIEEVPSDMEALVAEKRRELIETVSEVDDILAEAFLSDEPISAADLEGAIRRATIAQKFIPVFMGSAFKNKGVQPLLDGVLSYLPCPMEVSSYALDQSKNEEKVELSGSPDGPLVALAFKLEEGRFGQLTYLRIYEGIIRKGDFIINVNTGKKIKVPRLVRMHSDEMEDIQEAHAGQIVAVFGVDCASGDTFTDGSVKYTMTSMNVPEPVMSLAVQPVSKDSGGQFSKALNRFQKEDPTFRVGLDPESGQTIISGMGELHLDIYVERIRREYKVDASVGKPRVNFRETVTQRADFDYLHKKQTGGQGQYGRVIGYIEPLPAESATKFEFENMLVGQAIPSNFIPAIEKGFKEAANSGALIGHPVENLRVVLTDGAAHAVDSSELAFKLASIYAFRQCYPASRPVILEPVMLVELKVPTEFQGAVAGDLNKRKGVIVGNDQEGDDSVITAHVPLNNMFGYSTALRSMTQGKGEFTMEYKEHSPVSHDVQTQLINTCKGNKAAE